A genome region from Arachis duranensis cultivar V14167 chromosome 8, aradu.V14167.gnm2.J7QH, whole genome shotgun sequence includes the following:
- the LOC107462336 gene encoding G-type lectin S-receptor-like serine/threonine-protein kinase SD1-1 produces the protein MDLLLLTLHLLLLPFTTSQQQNQNYPSSGTQRNDTYCDYPSVCGPNGNCDINQSPACFCLDGFTPKSPSGYSSMDYTQGCVRNKALNCSTDVFVAYSVFKEPSGGYSLLNQRLGAEGCKGSCKSNCSCMAYSVTGSACKLWSGDLFDVRLVKEGGQALYIRMSASEEHKSGGGNHKKIVGIIVGSTVATVSGMIMILACCYIFRKRRKKLEDMRLRASEIVDQINEYEEGDIELPFLDLSRIVEATGNFAMGNKLGEGGFGPVYKGTLDDGRQIAVKKLSSSSGQGINEFKNEVLLIAKLQHRNLVRLLGCCIEDEEKLLIYEYMPNKSLDGFIFDQTRRKLLDWPKRFNIICGISRGLLYLHEDSRLRIIHRDLKASNILLDNEMDPKISDFGLARCFGGDQSKGNTKKIVGTFGYMAPEYAISGHFSVKSDVFSFGILLLEIITGRKNRGIYFPSDNVNLYGHAWDLWKQGRSLELVDECLKESWNSSEAQRCIHICLLCAQQHPQDRPDMSSVVLMLGSEIDLPQPKFPTFIIGGNSDGKSSSSCQNEISITEVEPR, from the exons ATGGACCTGCTTCTCCTcactcttcatcttcttctcttaCCCTTCACAACATCACAACAACAGAACCAAAACTACCCTTCTTCTGGGACACAAAGAAACGATACCTACTGTGACTACCCTTCAGTTTGTGGACCAAATGGGAACTGTGACATTAATCAATCACCAGCATGTTTCTGTTTGGATGGTTTCACACCTAAGTCACCGAGTGGTTACAGTTCAATGGATTATACACAGGGCTGTGTTAGAAACAAGGCTTTGAATTGTAGCACTGACGTGTTTGTTGCTTATTCTGTGTTCAAGGAACCAAGTGGCGGCTACTCTTTGTTGAACCAAAGATTGGGAGCGGAAGGTTGCAAGGGAAGCTGCAAGAGTAATTGTTCTTGCATGGCTTATTCTGTAACTGGGAGTGCATGCAAATTGTGGAGTGGTGATTTGTTTGATGTTAGGTTGGTTAAGGAAGGTGGTCAAGCTCTTTATATTCGAATGTCAGCTTCAGAGGAACACA AATCTGGAGGGGGAAATCACAAGAAGATAGTTGGAATAATAGTAGGAAGCACAGTTGCTACAGTTTCTGGAATGATAATGATATTGGCCTGTTGTTACATAttcagaaaaagaagaaagaagttaGAAG ATATGAGATTGAGAGCTAGTGAGATTGTTGATCAAATCAATGAATATGAAGAAGGAGATATAGAGCTTCCATTTCTTGACCTATCAAGAATAGTTGAAGCCACTGGTAATTTTGCAATGGGAAACAAGTTAGGGGAAGGTGGTTTTGGACCTGTGTACAAG GGGACATTAGATGATGGTCGTCAAATCGCGGTAAAGAAGCTTTCGAGTAGTTCTGGGCAGGGGATAAATGAATTCAAGAATGAAGTACTACTCATAGCCAAACTTCAACACCGAAATCTTGTAAGGCTTCTCGGATGTTGCATCGAAGATGAAGAGAAACTGCTGATATATGAGTACATGCCTAATAAAAGCTTAGACGGCTTTATTTTTG ATCAAACACGGAGAAAATTATTGGATTGGCCTAAGCGTTTCAACATCATTTGTGGGATTTCTAGAGGCCTACTTTATCTTCACGAGGATTCTAGGTTGAGGATTATACATAGAGATCTCAAAGCAAGTAACATTTTATTGGACAATGAGATGGATCCAAAGATCTCTGACTTTGGTTTGGCTCGATGTTTTGGAGGAGATCAAAGCAAAGGAAATACAAAGAAAATAGTAGGAACTTT TGGATATATGGCACCAGAATATGCTATTAGTGGACACTTCTCGGTAAAATCTGATGTGTTCAGTTTCGGAATTTTGTTGCTGGAGATAATCACAGGGAGAAAAAATAGAGGGATATATTTTCCAAGTGACAATGTGAATCTATATGGACAT GCATGGGATCTATGGAAGCAAGGAAGGTCCTTAGAACTAGTTGATGAATGCCTTAAGGAGTCATGGAATTCGTCGGAAGCGCAGCGCTGCATCCACATTTGCCTGCTATGCGCGCAGCAGCATCCGCAAGATAGGCCGGACATGTCATCTGTGGTTCTGATGTTAGGAAGTGAAATCGATTTGCCTCAACCAAAGTTTCCTACTTtcatcattggtggaaattctGATGGCAAAAGTTCTTCCTCTTGTCAAAATGAAATAAGCATTACAGAGGTGGAACCTCGATAA